tatttttaagaaaacaGAAAACCGATCATATATTATTTTAGCATTTGGAACACATTCTCTCAGTTTTCAACTGTTTTCTTAGAaatgaaaattttagaaaaatagaaaaatgaaaaaaaaatctACAAGTAAACAACCCCTTATTATTTCCAGTCTTACTTCTCCGGGTACTCTTTACAACGTCATCTCATGTAGTGAAAATACATTCAATAACATTCCAACAACTATTTCTGCCAAAACTATTTATTTAACGTCTAATttcttattatttaataattctCAAATTCTATATTATCCCCTAACAGTCCTACGGATTACAGTGGTGAAAACCAGGGCCATCAGGGAAGAATGTTTGTCCCTCGACTGATCGAAACAAACAAAACTCTCAACATATGTGAAGGCAATTCTTTTATCTTTTAATATTCGCGAAAAACTGACGAATGCAATACTAACTACAAGAACGGAAGGCAAAATTTCAGAAGTTTATGAATTATGATGCTTCCATCCTATTAAAAACATTCAGGAGCATATCAAAGATATTCTCCGAGACAAACTCAAAACTAACATATAATTACTTAGATATATTGAGGTGGAATTCAGAGATTAAACCAATCTGAGATTGACAGAGAGGTCTTGGGTAAGTAGTCCGGCAGTGGCAGTGTGGATAGTTAAAGAAGGACGAGTTGCCTTGATTACAGAAAGTACTTAAATACTTGTTTTTAATCTATAATTTTGCAGAATTCAAATATTGACATAATCATGTAGAACCTGTTCTTATGTAATTCAGTTAATATTTGATCCAAGTATGATCTAGTTCACTAAATTTTTTGATAGCACTTGGTTGCCAAATGCAAATAATCAGATGTCCGAATGTTAGAATCTATGAACAAGCTTCTTGCATCGCGTGGATGATAAGGATTCGGGTCACCAATCTAATGTACAACAAGTTGACACTTGACTATAGTCAAGCATAGTCTTCCACTCTTCCCCTAACACTATAGTTTTCTGAATATATTCGGCGGTTGATCAGTTTTAGGCAGTAGCATACTCCAGAAAATAATTTGTGCTTGTAAAATGTAGGTAATAGTAATCTACTCGACTGAAGGTACTATCACAAATTTAAAGCATGAAGAAGTAATCAGCAATACATAGTTGCATTTGACATCTAGTTGGAATTGTGATATAAGGGCTTAAAGTTTTACTGATAGAAGGACAACAAGACCTGAACCTTTGCAAATCAAATTCTACCTACATATGTGAGCAATGAAACCATCAAATTCTTTGTGAGTATCACCTCCTTCCGCCACCGATCTCCTGATAGCCGTTCCCAACTCCACCACCCTCCTCCTTAATCCTTCTCCTTCTTTTGATGCCATCAACTCTTTAACAGCTTTCTTAACTGTCAAAGATTCCACCAACTCATCCCTATGCGCCCAATCCTTCACCACCACTCCGACTTTCAGAACCTTGGTAATTAACAGGGCATTATGGGGCTGGTCAGAATGCATAGGCCATGTTGCCATAGGCACTCCCATACTCATACTCTCCATGCATGAATTCCATCCACAATGACTCATAAATCCTCCTGTGGACACATGCGCCAGAATCTCCAACTGAGGTGCCCAACCCCTCAGTATAATTCCCTGTCCttttaaagttattctttcttcATACCCTTCAGGCAATTCACATACTCTCGTATCTCCCACAAATATATCTCCTTTGTCAGCATCTCGCAATACCCAAATGAATTTCTGGCCACTATTTTCTAGGCCAACCGCAATAGCATGGATTTGCTCATTCGTTAAAGTAGTTGTTGTTCCGAAAGAAACATATATTACACTATTAGGGGCTTGATTGTCTAGCCAGTCCAAGTGGTTGTACCCCTGCTTCTTTGAATTCTTGCATAACTCAACTGGATTAAATGGTCCAATAGGCCACTGTTTATCATTTACTTTGGCAAGCACATCCAGAAATGGAGCTTCAATTGCTCTACATGTATTGAAAAGTGCACCTGAGCTGTATTTGCGGTACTCATGCTGGCTATTAACAAGTTCCCTCATTTCCGAGGTCATGGTGGTCAAAATACCTCCATGAGGTATATGTTTATCAATATCATCATCCATCCCAACAGGTTTTCCCACCATATCCCAGTAGTAAGAGGAGATACAGAACGTGGAGACTGAGTGAAAAGAATAGGCCTCCCCATTTGGTATGGAAGCAATATCTTGAATAACCGAAGGAAATATAGAGTCATAAACTACAACAAGCCTTCTGGCAGAAAGTGAGAGTTCTGAGATAACAGCAGCCACAGGCTCCCGAAGGAGCAAGGCAGCGTCGAAAGAAGGTTGAAGGTGTGCAGGGAATTTGGTAGAGGCATTGGGGTTAGGAGGAGGGGACTGGAAATCAGGAGTTGGAAATTCAtggaaatgaatgagctgggaatcAGGTGAGAGAGGATCCCACCCCTGGATTCGAAGTTTGGCCTGGCGGGTGTGAGTAGTAGTGGCGACGTAATGGACAGGAATATTATAGGAAGAGATGAGGCGAGAGAGGTGTAGGAGCTGGTTTAAATGTCCCTGTGCAGGGAAAGGAACCATTACTACTACTACTACATTATTTTCAGTAGCTTGTATTTCCTCAACGCCCATTTGTTTTGACTAGCAGTAGAATACAACTATCTTCTTGGTGCAATCTTCTGATATTATAGGCATATTCTCTTTGTATCTTTGCTCAATCATTTTACTGTTACTTTCTGTATTTTTTGCTTAAATAAGCTGTCGTCATTGCAAACGTTGCAGAAGTTTGATCGGCCAAGAAAGATAACGTTAAAACACCGTTCCTCATCAAACTTGaagatattaaaaataaaaaatttataaattttataaccCGTATCATACT
The sequence above is drawn from the Apium graveolens cultivar Ventura chromosome 2, ASM990537v1, whole genome shotgun sequence genome and encodes:
- the LOC141707804 gene encoding zeatin O-glucosyltransferase-like; this translates as MGVEEIQATENNVVVVVMVPFPAQGHLNQLLHLSRLISSYNIPVHYVATTTHTRQAKLRIQGWDPLSPDSQLIHFHEFPTPDFQSPPPNPNASTKFPAHLQPSFDAALLLREPVAAVISELSLSARRLVVVYDSIFPSVIQDIASIPNGEAYSFHSVSTFCISSYYWDMVGKPVGMDDDIDKHIPHGGILTTMTSEMRELVNSQHEYRKYSSGALFNTCRAIEAPFLDVLAKVNDKQWPIGPFNPVELCKNSKKQGYNHLDWLDNQAPNSVIYVSFGTTTTLTNEQIHAIAVGLENSGQKFIWVLRDADKGDIFVGDTRVCELPEGYEERITLKGQGIILRGWAPQLEILAHVSTGGFMSHCGWNSCMESMSMGVPMATWPMHSDQPHNALLITKVLKVGVVVKDWAHRDELVESLTVKKAVKELMASKEGEGLRRRVVELGTAIRRSVAEGGDTHKEFDGFIAHICR